A stretch of Vigna angularis cultivar LongXiaoDou No.4 chromosome 4, ASM1680809v1, whole genome shotgun sequence DNA encodes these proteins:
- the LOC108321062 gene encoding uncharacterized protein LOC108321062, whose protein sequence is MAYVQVDKTNIEGDDFLVREIEKLKNSIMESLQDEKQIMVDPLSLKDSPTKQGYLETTTMLPTIITTSSSIILHPPPLQPPKPRFLSRSLPNSATSSPRFASKKKPKGESPESQCQAGNLTHKLQHFPEKVHLKKSNSFGEATAHAPSDEFDHWLSKLSALEHDKWYHDNFFKTEVLKDSPKSVKLKHVKTPDDGFKCSALCLYLPGFGAGKEKLVKTKREESYKGGKTMSRAVSLENFECGSWSSAAIPNEIEGDCTNSYFDLPIELIKCGSSEVYSPIASPFVLERDLKGILKNGSCRGSVRKSDASPRHVRFSTSSASQPSSPVTCISPRLRKAREDFNAFLASAQRA, encoded by the coding sequence atggcTTATGTGCAAGTAGATAAAACCAACATAGAAGGTGATGATTTCCTCGTAAGAGAGATTGAGAAACTCAAAAACTCAATCATGGAGAGCTTGCAAGATGAGAAGCAGATTATGGTGGATCCACTTTCATTGAAAGATTCTCCTACTAAACAAGGCTACCTTGAGACTACCACCATGCTTCCAACTATCATCACAACTTCATCATCCATCATTCTGCACCCTCCACCCCTTCAACCTCCAAAGCCAAGATTCTTGAGCAGGAGTCTCCCAAATTCTGCAACTTCATCACCTCGCTTTGCTTCCAAGAAGAAACCAAAAGGAGAGAGCCCGGAATCACAATGTCAAGCTGGTAACTTGACTCACAAGCTTCAGCATTTCCCTGAAAAGGTGCATTTAAAGAAGAGCAATTCATTTGGTGAAGCAACAGCACATGCTCCCTCAGATGAATTTGATCACTGGTTGAGTAAACTGAGTGCATTGGAGCATGACAAGTGGTACCATGACAACTTCTTCAAAACTGAAGTTCTCAAAGACAGTCCCAAGAGTGTTAAGCTTAAGCACGTGAAAACCCCAGATGATGGATTCAAATGCAGTGCTCTTTGCCTTTACCTACCAGGCTTTGGAGCTGGTAAAGAAAAGCTGGTTAAGACAAAGAGGGAAGAATCATACAAAGGTGGTAAAACAATGTCTAGGGCAGTTTCCTTGGAAAATTTTGAGTGTGGTTCATGGTCTTCCGCAGCAATACCTAATGAGATTGAAGGAGACTGCACCAACTCTTACTTTGATCTTCCAATAGAGCTGATCAAATGCGGTTCCAGTGAAGTGTATTCTCCCATTGCTTCACCTTTTGTTCTTGAAAGAGACCTTAAAGGGATTCTGAAGAACGGTTCATGTAGAGGTAGTGTTAGAAAATCCGATGCATCACCTCGCCATGTTCGGTTTTCTACTTCTTCTGCATCACAACCTTCCTCTCCAGTAACCTGCATCTCTCCTCGTTTGAGAAAAGCTAGAGAAGATTTTAATGCATTCTTAGCATCAGCACAAAGGGCATGA